In a single window of the Neodiprion virginianus isolate iyNeoVirg1 chromosome 1, iyNeoVirg1.1, whole genome shotgun sequence genome:
- the LOC124305776 gene encoding aldehyde dehydrogenase, dimeric NADP-preferring isoform X1 produces MEAGILRNSSRGDYSTVVDLAGAVPTDVRAVPNYRIDFSSCESPDREHESAQNVDGSKVNLLQPTDIVLQVGETSQANGTAQPTMSSYADIVQRSRDAFLSGKTRPLKWRIQQLKAFIKMIDENIADIHAALTTDLRRCKYENVVLDLDFAKNEAILLLDNLAEWSAPEKPPKGIVNILDSVKIYKDPYGVVLIIGPWNYPFQLSVVPMIAAMAAGNCVILKPSEVSSATSKIMAELIPKYLDNECCHVILGGVPETTELLKQRFDYIFYTGSTMVGKIVRDAANKYLTPVTLELGGKSPVYIDSTADIGITTRRLLWGKCINSGQTCVAPDYVLCTHEVQEALINEAKKVLKEWYGDNPKDSPDLTRMISDRHFQRLAGFLSGNGKVAVGGDIDSAEKFIAPTILVDVKPTDPIMNDEIFGPILPIVSIANAYEAIKFINSREKPLALYIFSKNEADVSLILENTSSGGVCVNETVLHLAVDTLPFGGVGASGMGSYHGKYSFDTFVHKKGALIKSFNGLGEAIASCRYPPYTDGKLKLLGMLTAKRNIPGFKYLPHAVMFGLGILVTIGFKAALKSFGSNEE; encoded by the exons ATGGAGGCTGGAATATTGAGGAACTCGTCGCGC GGTGATTACAGCACCGTGGTTGACTTGGCGGGAGCCGTCCCTACAGACGTTCGCGCAGTTCCCAACTACAGGATTGACTTTTCATCCTGTGAAAGTCCGGACCGCGAGCATGAATCTGCACAAAACGTCGACGGGTCTAAAGTGAATTTGTTACAACCTACGGATATCGTTCTACAAGTCGGTGAAACTT CCCAAGCGAACGGAACAGCACAACCAACTATGTCAAGCTACGCTGAT ATTGTACAAAGATCGAGAGACGCGTTCCTGAGTGGTAAGACACGCCCACTGAAATGGAGAATCCAACAATTGAAAgcatttattaaaatgatcgATGAAAACATTGCTGATATACACGCAGCTCTGACAACTGATTTGAGACGA tGTAAATATGAGAACGTAGTGTTGGACTTAGACTTTGCAAAAAATGAAGCTATCCTTCTACTGGATAATCTAGCAGAGTGGTCAGCCCCTGAGAAG ccACCGAAAGGGATTGTCAACATTTTAGATTCCGTTAAAATATATAAAGATCCGTATGGTGTGGTTCTAATTATTGGACCATGGAATTATCCTTTCCAACTTTCGGTGGTTCCTATGATAGCTGCTATGGCTGCCGGTAACTGTGTTATTCTTAAACCTTCGGAAGTTTCTTCAGCAACGTCAAAAATTATGGCTGAATTGATTCCAAAGTATTTGGACAAC GAATGCTGTCATGTGATATTGGGTGGTGTGCCTGAGACAACAGAACTGTTGAAGCAAAGATTtgattacatattttatacgGGATCAACGATGGTTGGAAAAATAGTTCGCGATGCTGCGAACAAGTATTTGACTCCAGTGACGCTTGAGCTTGGTGGAAAAAG TCCAGTATACATAGACAGCACTGCAGACATAGGGATTACTACTAGGCGACTATTATGgggaaaatgtataaattctGGACAGACTTGCGTTGCTCCAGATTATGTATTGTGTACTCATGAAGTACAGGAGGCACTCATTAATGAAGCTAAGAAAGTCCTAAAAGAGTGGTACGGCGACAATCCAAAGGACAGTCCAGATCTTACTCGGATGATCAGCGATCGTCATTTTCA ACGCTTAGCTGGCTTTCTGTCTGGAAATGGTAAAGTCGCTGTCGGAGGAGATATAGACTCTGCTGAGAAATTCATTGCCCCAACAATCTTGGTTGATGTTAAACCAACGGACCCAATAATGAATGATGAAATATTTGGACCTATTCTACCTATCGTTTCCATAGCAAATGCATACGAAGCcataaaattcattaataGCCG GGAGAAGCCACTGGCACTTTACATATTCAGTAAAAACGAAGCTGATGTATCTctgattttggaaaatacaAGTAGCGGGGGCGTATGCGTGAATGAAACGGTCTTACATCTCGCAG TTGACACATTGCCATTCGGTGGTGTCGGTGCTTCCGGAATGGGATCTTATCATGGAAAGTACAGCTTTGATACGTTTGTACATAAAAAAGGAGCCCTCATCAAATCGTTTAATGGTTTGGGAGAGGCTATTGCCTC GTGTCGCTATCCCCCATATACTGATGGCAAACTGAAGTTGCTCGGCATGTTGACCGCGAAGCGAAATATTCCTGGATTTAAATACTTGCCCCATGCTGTTATGTTTGGCTTAGGAATTCTCGTTACTATTGGCTTTAAAGCTGCTCTAAAG AGTTTCGGCAGCAACGAGGAATGA
- the LOC124305776 gene encoding aldehyde dehydrogenase, dimeric NADP-preferring isoform X2 encodes MSSYADIVQRSRDAFLSGKTRPLKWRIQQLKAFIKMIDENIADIHAALTTDLRRCKYENVVLDLDFAKNEAILLLDNLAEWSAPEKPPKGIVNILDSVKIYKDPYGVVLIIGPWNYPFQLSVVPMIAAMAAGNCVILKPSEVSSATSKIMAELIPKYLDNECCHVILGGVPETTELLKQRFDYIFYTGSTMVGKIVRDAANKYLTPVTLELGGKSPVYIDSTADIGITTRRLLWGKCINSGQTCVAPDYVLCTHEVQEALINEAKKVLKEWYGDNPKDSPDLTRMISDRHFQRLAGFLSGNGKVAVGGDIDSAEKFIAPTILVDVKPTDPIMNDEIFGPILPIVSIANAYEAIKFINSREKPLALYIFSKNEADVSLILENTSSGGVCVNETVLHLAVDTLPFGGVGASGMGSYHGKYSFDTFVHKKGALIKSFNGLGEAIASCRYPPYTDGKLKLLGMLTAKRNIPGFKYLPHAVMFGLGILVTIGFKAALKSFGSNEE; translated from the exons ATGTCAAGCTACGCTGAT ATTGTACAAAGATCGAGAGACGCGTTCCTGAGTGGTAAGACACGCCCACTGAAATGGAGAATCCAACAATTGAAAgcatttattaaaatgatcgATGAAAACATTGCTGATATACACGCAGCTCTGACAACTGATTTGAGACGA tGTAAATATGAGAACGTAGTGTTGGACTTAGACTTTGCAAAAAATGAAGCTATCCTTCTACTGGATAATCTAGCAGAGTGGTCAGCCCCTGAGAAG ccACCGAAAGGGATTGTCAACATTTTAGATTCCGTTAAAATATATAAAGATCCGTATGGTGTGGTTCTAATTATTGGACCATGGAATTATCCTTTCCAACTTTCGGTGGTTCCTATGATAGCTGCTATGGCTGCCGGTAACTGTGTTATTCTTAAACCTTCGGAAGTTTCTTCAGCAACGTCAAAAATTATGGCTGAATTGATTCCAAAGTATTTGGACAAC GAATGCTGTCATGTGATATTGGGTGGTGTGCCTGAGACAACAGAACTGTTGAAGCAAAGATTtgattacatattttatacgGGATCAACGATGGTTGGAAAAATAGTTCGCGATGCTGCGAACAAGTATTTGACTCCAGTGACGCTTGAGCTTGGTGGAAAAAG TCCAGTATACATAGACAGCACTGCAGACATAGGGATTACTACTAGGCGACTATTATGgggaaaatgtataaattctGGACAGACTTGCGTTGCTCCAGATTATGTATTGTGTACTCATGAAGTACAGGAGGCACTCATTAATGAAGCTAAGAAAGTCCTAAAAGAGTGGTACGGCGACAATCCAAAGGACAGTCCAGATCTTACTCGGATGATCAGCGATCGTCATTTTCA ACGCTTAGCTGGCTTTCTGTCTGGAAATGGTAAAGTCGCTGTCGGAGGAGATATAGACTCTGCTGAGAAATTCATTGCCCCAACAATCTTGGTTGATGTTAAACCAACGGACCCAATAATGAATGATGAAATATTTGGACCTATTCTACCTATCGTTTCCATAGCAAATGCATACGAAGCcataaaattcattaataGCCG GGAGAAGCCACTGGCACTTTACATATTCAGTAAAAACGAAGCTGATGTATCTctgattttggaaaatacaAGTAGCGGGGGCGTATGCGTGAATGAAACGGTCTTACATCTCGCAG TTGACACATTGCCATTCGGTGGTGTCGGTGCTTCCGGAATGGGATCTTATCATGGAAAGTACAGCTTTGATACGTTTGTACATAAAAAAGGAGCCCTCATCAAATCGTTTAATGGTTTGGGAGAGGCTATTGCCTC GTGTCGCTATCCCCCATATACTGATGGCAAACTGAAGTTGCTCGGCATGTTGACCGCGAAGCGAAATATTCCTGGATTTAAATACTTGCCCCATGCTGTTATGTTTGGCTTAGGAATTCTCGTTACTATTGGCTTTAAAGCTGCTCTAAAG AGTTTCGGCAGCAACGAGGAATGA